In Cicer arietinum cultivar CDC Frontier isolate Library 1 chromosome 7, Cicar.CDCFrontier_v2.0, whole genome shotgun sequence, a single window of DNA contains:
- the LOC101491802 gene encoding cyclin-D3-3 → MALREQQQHSPSFLDALLCEEQNNFEDDFDANVTDSETNTNDPSTKKFQSLPSILLDNDLFWEHDELVSLISKEKETHLFSSLDDNNNLIVVDGSLEDSRVEAVNWVSRVCSHYGFSALTTVLAVNYFDRFITSLKFQKDKPWMTQLTAVACLSLAAKMEETHVPLLLDLQVEDSRFVFEAKTIQRMELLVLSTLKWRMHPVTPISFFEHIVRRLGLKSRLHWEFMWRCERVLLHVIVDSKAMMSYLPSTLAAATMIHVIKEIEPFNATEYIDQLMGLLKISEEQVNQCYKLMLKLLVCHDGIYSLHQKRKHLSEPSSPGGVMDASFSCDSSNDSWTVASSSVSPSLQPVFKRSRAQDQQMRLPSVNRVSIDVLNSPR, encoded by the exons ATGGCTCTCagagaacaacaacaacactcTCCTTCCTTCCTCGATGCCCTTCTCTGTGAAGAACAAAACAACTTCGAAGACGATTTCGATGCAAACGTTACCGATTCCGAAACCAATACCAACGACCCATCTACTAAAAAGTTCCAATCTTTACCCTCGATTTTACTTGACAATGATCTTTTCTGGGAACACGATGAACTCGTTTCGTTAATCTCGAAAGAAAAAGAGACCCATTTGTTTTCTTCTcttgatgataataataatctCATTGTTGTTGATGGATCTTTGGAAGATTCTCGTGTTGAAGCTGTGAACTGGGTTTCTAGAGTTTGTTCACACTATGGATTTTCTGCTTTGACCACTGTTCTTGCTGTGAACTACTTTGATAGATTCATCACTAGTTTGAAGTTTCAAAAGGATAAGCCATGGATGACACAGCTTACTGCTGTTGCTTGTTTGTCACTTGCTGCTAAAATGGAAGAGACCCACGTGCCACTTCTTTTAGACCTTCAA GTTGAGGATTCTAGATTTGTGTTTGAAGCTAAGACTATACAGAGAATGGAGCTTTTGGTTTTGTCAACTCTGAAGTGGAGGATGCATCCTGTGACACCGATTTCTTTCTTTGAACACATTGTTAGAAGGCTTGGTTTGAAGAGCCGTTTGCATTGGGAGTTTATGTGGCGTTGTGAGAGGGTTCTTCTTCATGTCATTGTGG ATTCAAAGGCTATGATGAGTTATCTTCCTTCTACATTGGCTGCTGCTACAATGATCCATGTAATTAAAGAGATTGAACCATTTAATGCAACTGAGTACATTGATCAACTCATGGGTTTATTAAAGATTAGCGAG GAACAAGTGAACCAGTGCTACAAACTTATGCTGAAGCTGTTAGTTTGCCATGATGGTATTTACAGTCTTCATCAGAAACGCAAACACCTATCTGAACCAAGTAGCCCAGGTGGTGTCATGGATGCATCTTTCAGTTGTGATAGCTCAAATGATTCATGGACTGTGGCATCATCTTCGGTTTCTCCTTCGCTGCAGCCGGTGTTTAAGAGGAGCAGAGCTCAGGACCAGCAAATGCGATTGCCTTCTGTTAATCGTGTGTCTATTGATGTTCTTAATAGCCCTCGTTAA